Proteins found in one Malassezia vespertilionis chromosome 5, complete sequence genomic segment:
- a CDS encoding uncharacterized protein (EggNog:ENOG503P6XY; COG:K), whose protein sequence is MSRTQDSISFILGLNQLDDVSDTGPIETTESNELLAGLNMMPPATSETREDTVSNFTNQLSLWTNASFSFDGPMGHALIGDEEKKEDLDKPNEAALRDEHEERMQRYFAASSAYSNAARDKNRDRELDAMNPSGPGNALPQPAFHERLETPAAHAPLHASNREARPIPAPLQSFASTSQQVPTPPNGGPWDLTSTLALQYLLSRNPSMLGNIPQLQNGAPAPVPVPAPGGPVDVGIGAAWGQAQPTVRDVPEMLPAQRPKLNTPTKNAEEARVPWGNAVSPKAVKKRRSSLAMRDKEEQAANADYEMLKDAEGGAQDRIRLVDTGNIEADAEVNRQAIEEDKRRRNTLASARFRVKKKQREAALEISARELEGQVAELRQENERLRTENEWLRRLVNARPEGLSALLGANMNPAPPLE, encoded by the coding sequence ATGAGCAGGACACAGGACTCCATCTCGTTCATCCTGGGCCTGAACCAGCTCGACGATGTCTCGGATACGGGCCCGATTGAGACCACCGAATCCAACGAACTGCTTGCCGGTCTAAACATGATGCCGCCCGCAACCTCGGAGACGCGGGAGGATACAGTATCAAATTTTACAAACCAGCTGTCGCTATGGACGAATGCGAGCTTTAGCTTTGACGGGCCGATGGGGCACGCACTGATCGGGGATGAAGAGAAAAAGGAGGATCTTGATAAGCCGAacgaagcggcgctgcgggaCGAGCACGAAGAACGGATGCAGCGGTACTTTGCCGCGTCCAGTGCATACTCCAACGCTGCGCGGGACAAGAACCGCGATCGGGAATTGGACGCGATGAATCCATCAGGACCGGGGAATGCATTGCCGCAGCCTGCATTCCATGAACGGCTTGAAACGCCagcagcacacgctccgCTCCATGCATCTAACAGGGAAGCACGGCCGAtaccagcgccgctgcagtCATTTGCATCCACCAGCCAGCAGGTCCCGACGCCCCCGAATGGCGGACCTTGGGACCTGACGTCGACGCTTGCTCTGCAGTATCTTTTATCGCGCAACCCATCGATGCTCGGAAACATTCCGCAGCTGCAGAATGGGGCACcggcgccggtgccggTGCCGGCCCCGGGCGGACCTGTGGATGTGGGGATAGGCGCTGCATGGGGACAGGCACAGCCCACTGTGCGCGATGTACCGGAAATGCTACCCGCGCAGCGACCCAAGCTCAACACGCCGACCAAGAATGCCGAAGAAGCTCGCGTGCCGTGGGGCAATGCAGTCTCGCCGAAAGCAGTGaagaagcggcgctcttCGTTAGCGATGCGCGACAAGGAAGAGCAGGCTGCGAATGCGGACTACGAGATGCTGAAAGATGCCGAGGGAGGCGCACAGGATCGCATCAGACTGGTGGATACGGGCAACATCGAAGCCGATGCGGAAGTGAACCGGCAAGCAATCGAGGAGGATAAGCGGCGGCGAAACACACTTGCAAGCGCACGGTTCCGCGTGAAGaagaagcagcgcgaggccgCACTGGAGATATCGGCGCGCGAATTGGAAGGTCAAGTTGCCGAGCTCCGCCAGGAAAACGAGCGGCTACGGACAGAGAATGAATGGCTGCGACGACTCGTCAATGCCCGGCCAGAAGGACTCTCTGCGTTATTGGGTGCGAATATGAACCCCGCGCCACCGCTCGAGTGA
- the RPL2 gene encoding 60S ribosomal protein L2 (COG:J; EggNog:ENOG503NU8K), giving the protein MGRVIRAQRKSGGIFTAHTRLNKAPAKLRPYDFAERNGYIRGLVKEIIHDAGRGAPLAHVTFRDPYRYKMVTETFIAAEGMHTGQFVYCGKKATLSVGNVLPLSSLPEGTIVCNVEEKSGDRGALARTSGNYATIIGQDPEHNTCRIRLPSGAKKTVPDSSRATVGVVAGGGRIDKPLLKAGRAFHKYKVKRNSWPRTRGVAMNPVDHPHGGGNHQHIGHSSTVKRDSVPGQKAGLIAARRTGLHRGTIKSRDA; this is encoded by the exons ATGGGACGAG TGATCCGTGCTCAACGTAAGAGCGGTGGTATTTTCAccgcgcacacgcgcctGAACAAGGCGCCGGCAAAGCTGCGCCCGTACGactttgccgagcgcaacggTTACATCCGTGGCCTTGTCAAGGAGATCATCCACGACGCTGGCCGTGGTGCACCTCTTGCACACGTCACCTTCCGTGACCCCTACAGGTACAAGATGGTTACAGAGACCTTTATTGCCGCCGAGGGTATGCACACCGGCCAGTTTGTCTACTGCGGTAAGAAGGCTACCCTGAGTGTCGGCAACGTGCTCCCGCTCAGCTCGCTCCCTGAGGGTACTATTGTCTGCAACGTCGAGGAGAAGTCTGGTGACCGTggtgcgcttgcgcgtaCCTCGGGCAACTATGCTACGATCATCGGCCAGGACCCCGAACACAACACTTGCCGCATCCGTCTTCCTTCCGGTGCAAAGAAGACCGTGCCTGACTCGTCTCGCGCCACGGTCGGCGTGGTTGCTGGTGGTGGCCGTATTGACAAGCCCCTCTTGAAGGCTGGCCGTGCCTTCCACAAGTACAAGGTCAAGCGCAACAGCTGGCCCCGCACTCGTGGTGTGGCTATGAACCCCGTCGATCACCCGCACGGTGGTGGTAACCATCAGCACATTGGTCACTCTTCTACCGTGAAGCGTGACTCCGTCCCCGGTCAGAAGGCCGGTCTTattgctgcgcgccgcactggTCTCCACCGCGGTACGATCAagtcgcgcgacgcttga
- a CDS encoding uncharacterized protein (COG:A; EggNog:ENOG503P4NJ), translating to MDPDAARTLFTQRAFLILQGLLRGSHITLDLHAAITDSNFEGFKFVPTGVHCFTWQSAGASDEAMASTGLRNCTFFYTKGHQVVLRQYDPSQDAFQHEADLGGELLVSEDHMRTLDPHLAPYTGIGVDTWTSITRYLATHASVLARVFAVNLASADPCCDSFTPVASQGPGSDVFLEPPTEMPALHFTAFTLQHSWPPEAQGEERTKWSVDKSWLLEDVLERAAVCLDNEPLYTALLCEVELSFVLFLQANNAEALAYWVELLTLFSRASSRLGAPGRYELHPCEWDDTMRTSTPLRVPQLDAHIAYIRTLAAQFAAMPPTIWTEELSTAEARVLKDLAQLRANIARALGTWAALQHEPNLPTPPYEQLLAQWRAMANTCVTRFGWTLDTVLDEEVEADELEEEDDAPVVVELQTM from the coding sequence ATGGATCCTGACGCGGCACGCACACTGTTtacgcagcgcgcattcTTGATTTTGCAGGGCCTTTTACGAGGCTCGCACATTACACTGGATTTACATGCTGCCATCACCGATAGCAATTTTGAAGGGTTTAAATTTGTACCTACAGGCGTGCATTGTTTTACATGGCAATCCGCAGGCGCTTCCGACGAAGCCATGGCCAGCACGGGCCTGCGCAACTGCACGTTCTTCTACACAAAGGGCCACCAGGTTGTGCTTCGTCAGTATGATCCGTCGCAGGACGCGTTTCAGCACGAGGCAGACCTGGGTGGCGAACTGCTCGTCTCGGAAGACCATATGAGGACATTAGATCCACACCTTGCGCCGTACACGGGCATCGGTGTAGATACGTGGACCAGTATTACACGGTATCTCGCGACGCATGCCAGCGTGCTTGCACGCGTATTCGCTGTCAATTTAGCGAGCGCGGATCCATGCTGCGACTCCTTCACTCCAGTCGCGTCGCAAGGGCCAGGATCGGACGTGTTTTTGGAGCCACCTACAGAGATGCCCGCATTGCACTTTACTGCCTTTACGCTGCAACACAGCTGGCCACCCGAGGCACAGGGCGAGGAACGAACGAAATGGAGCGTCGACAAGTCGTGGCTCCTGGAGGATGTGCTtgagcgcgctgctgtttGCCTGGACAACGAGCCGCTTTATACGGCGCTGCTCTGCGAAGTGGAGCTGAGTTTTGTGCTGTTCTTACAGGCAAACAAtgccgaagcgctcgcGTACTGGGTAGAGCTGCTTACGCTTTTCTCTCGCGCATCTTcgcggctcggcgcgccaggcCGGTACGAACTGCATCCCTGCGAATGGGACGATACTATGCGTACAAGTACACcgctgcgtgtgccgcagcTCGACGCACACATCGCGTACATCCGCAcactcgcggcgcagtttGCCGCGATGCCGCCGACCATCTGGACGGAAGAGCTTTCTACGGCTGAGGCACGCGTCCTCAAGGACCTTGCACAGCTCCGCGCCAatatcgcgcgcgcattgggAACGTGGGCAGCGTTGCAGCACGAGCCAAACCTGCCGACACCGCCGTACGAGCAGCTTTTAGCGCAATGGCGTGCTATGGCAAATACATGTGTTACCAGGTTTGGGTGGACGCTGGATACTGTGCTGGACGAAGAGGTCGAGGCTGACGAACTTGAAGAGGAAGATGACGCACCGGTCGTCGTGGAACTGCAAACTATGTAG